The following are encoded in a window of Spea bombifrons isolate aSpeBom1 chromosome 2, aSpeBom1.2.pri, whole genome shotgun sequence genomic DNA:
- the HNF1B gene encoding hepatocyte nuclear factor 1-beta, with amino-acid sequence MVSKLSSLQQELLNALLNSGVTKDVLIQALEDMIPTSSFGVKLENLQMSPGHDADTKPIFHTLTNGHNKGKLSGDEGSEDGDDFDTPPILKELQSLNTEEAAEQRAEVDRMLSEDPWRAAKMIKGYMQQHNIPQREVVDITGLNQSHLSQHLNKGTPMKTQKRAALYTWYVRKQREILRQFNQGSGNMTDKSSQDQLLFLFPEFNQQSQVTGQPDDTCSEPANKKMRRNRFKWGPASQHILYQAYERQKNPSKEEREALVEECNRAECLQRGVSPSKAHGLGSNLVTEVRVYNWFANRRKEEAFRQKLAMDAYSTGSSHGHNMNSLLTHASPHHSQPSSSPPNKLQGVRYNQQGNSEVTSSSTISHHGNNAMVTSQSVLQQVSPVSLDPGHNMLSPDGKLISVSGGGLPPVSTLTNIHSLSHSVHHNSQHSQNLLMAPISGVMAITQNLNTTQAQSVPVINSVAGSLAALQSVPFSQQLHSPHQHQIMQQSSGHMAQQPFMATVTQLQNSHMYSHKQEPPQYSHTSRFPSAMVVTDTSSISTLSNMSSSKQCPLQAW; translated from the exons ATGGTGTCCAAACTATCATCCCTGCAACAAGAACTTCTCAATGCTCTCCTAAATTCTGGAGTAACGAAAGATGTTCTAATTCAAGCTTTGGAAGATATGATTCCCACTTCCAGTTTTGGAGTCAAACTAGAAAATTTACAGATGTCTCCAGGACATGATGCTGACACCAAGCCTATATTCCACACTCTTACTAATGGGCACAACAAGGGAAAACTGTCTGGAGATGAGGGCTCAGAAGATGGGGATGACTTTGACACCCCTCCAATTCTTAAAGAACTTCAGTCTCTGAACACTGAAGAGGCAGCAGAGCAAAGAGCAGAGGTGGACAGGATGttaag TGAGGACCCATGGAGGGCTGCAAAAATGATAAAAGGCTACATGCAGCAACACAACATTCCCCAAAGGGAAGTAGTGGATATTACAGGCCTCAACCAATCGCATCTCTCACAACATCTCAATAAAGGAACCCCTATGAAGACCCAAAAACGAGCTGCTTTGTATACTTGGTACGTGAGGAAACAAAGAGAGATTTTAAGGC aaTTCAACCAGGGTTCTGGAAATATGACAGACAAAAGCAGTCAGGATCAGCTGCTGTTTCTCTTTCCAGAGTTCAACCAACAATCTCAAGTTACTGGACAGCCTGATGATACCTGCTCTGAGCCTGCCAACAAAAAAATGAGACGTAATCGCTTCAAATGGGGTCCTGCATCTCAGCATATATTATACCAAGCATACGAAAGACAAAAGAATCCCAgcaaggaagagagagaggcttTAGTTGAAGAGTGCAACAG agCAGAATGTCTTCAGCGTGGTGTTTCCCCATCTAAAGCACATGGGCTGGGGTCAAATTTGGTCACAGAAGTTCGTGTTTATAATTGGTTTGCAAACAGAAGGAAAGAAGAAGCCTTTCGTCAAAAACTAGCCATGGATGCTTACAGCACTGGATCATCACATGGTCATAATATGAATTCCCTTCTAACTCATGCATCACCGCACCATAGTCAACCAAGCTCTTCTCCTCCAAACAAATTACAAG gggtgAGATATAATCAGCAAGGAAACAGTGAAGTTACTTCATCATCAACAATTAGTCACCATGGTAACAATGCCATGGTGACCAGCCAGTCGGTCTTACAGCAAGTTTCTCCAGTGAGTTTGGATCCTGGCCATAACATGCTTTCACCTGATGGTAAATTG ATTTCCGTTTCTGGAGGAGGGCTACCTCCAGTGAGCACCTTAACCAATATTCACAGTTTATCCCACTCGGTTCATCACAATTCCCAGCATTCCCAGAACCTCCTCATGGCTCCCATTTCTGGAGTAATGGCAATAACACAAA atttgaaCACTACCCAGGCACAAAGTGTGCCAGTGATAAACAGTGTTGCGGGAAGCCTAGCGGCTCTACAGTCAGTGCCATTTTCGCAACAGCTCCACAGTCCACACCAACACCAAATCATGCAGCAGTCTTCTGGTCATATGGCACAGCAACCATTTATGGCCACAGTGACTCAGCTTCAGAATTCACACA TGTATTCACACAAGCAGGAGCCTCCCCAGTATTCACACACATCCCGTTTCCCATCAGCCATGGTAGTGACAGATACCAGCAGCATTAGCACGTTATCAAACATGTCGTCCAGTAAACAG TGTCCCTTGCAAGCTTGGTGA